Part of the Sphaerochaeta associata genome is shown below.
CAGCGTCATACGTTTCCAAGGTCGGTCGTGCACGATAGCGAAAACCTTCAACTTGCCGGATGCCGGCAGAGTCGGTCAGCGACGCGCCCAACAGGAACAACATGGTCTGCAGCTGATGGGCGCAGGCATTGGACACAGGACTGTCATAAATCGGTTGTCCTTCGACCATGATCCTTCCCACCCAATTGTTGCGCTGGTAATACGCATCACCCCGACGCATGAATCGCAGTGCTTTCAATCGGACAGGCTTGCCGAACATACCCGAAAGCACATCCTGCTTGAGTGCAAGCAACCCACGGTCAAAGCACTGCTGAAAGCCGACGGCAATAAAAAGTCCGCTCTCTTTCTGTCTTCTCTGCAAATCAGCAAGTTGATGCTCATCCAGAACCACCGGTTTCTCACACAGCACATTGCACCCATGCACCAGAGCCTCAACAATATAGGCATAATGGGTATGAATGGGGCTGGATATGATCACGAGATCAAACTGATGCTCTGCGTACGCTTGGCAAGGGAACCCGTACTGTGCAACCCCGTGCTCGACGAACTGCTGCTGCAAGCCGCTTGTGGCAAGACAGGGGTCGGCGACGGCGGAAAACACTACCGCGTCGTCATGCATGCAAAGCAAGGCCTGGACATAATTCTTTGCATACCCGCCTGCACCGACAAGCAGCACCTTCACCGTTTTCATTGTTTCTCCCCGGAAAAAGCCGATGCAAGAATTGTTGCTTGCTCAACATGCAGGGCCTTGGTGGGACAAACCTGGAAACAATACCCACAACCAATACAGGCATCACGCTTGTGCGCCTTCCTTCCGACGAGCTCAATGCCTTCATGCCAACAAACATCAGCGCAGCGACCGCATCCTATGCAGAGCTCTTGCTCGACTTGGGCGGCCATATAGGCCGAACCGAGTCGGTTCTGCCGATCTTTTGCAAATGCATCGGGCATGGAAAACAACTTCAAGGCATCTCCCTTGAGACTGGGGATGTCGGTATACCCATGATCGTCCATCCATGCTCCCACCTGCTCGATCAAGCGCTTGCAGGCCTGGGGTCCTGCACTGCAGGCCAAGGTGCCCAGCTGGACAAGGTCACTGCCGGCCATGATTAATCTGATCGCCTGATCGAAGCTATAGACCCCTCCTCCGGCGAACATGGGGATGGTTATTCCCTTGGAGCGAGCCTCGGCCACGGTGTAACAGACGATGGGGTTCGCCTGGGTGCCCCCATAGCCGGCACCAGGTCTTGCTTGGGTCGTCTTCCAATCCAGATCAAAGTAAAAACCTTTCCAGCGAGCAGTGGGACCGACCGCTGAAGCCCCGGCAGCGACTGCATGACGCATGGAAGTCAGAGCATCACAACTTTCCACTGCCAGTTTCACCATGACGGGAACCGTAGGGACGGTCGCCCTGATCATCTGTGTACAGGAGCTTACGAGTTGGTAATAGTTGAATTGACGGTCTTTTGCTACCGCGACCCCGGGAGTATTGAAATGCAGTTCAAAGGCATCGGCTCCGGCAAGAGCCAACTCCTTGGCTTGCCGCTTCCATTCAGCCTCCCAGTTCCCACCCTTCACGATATCACTGTAATGCCCGATGGAGACCCAGAGTTTGATATCGCCATCCATTTGGGCCTTGATGGTTCTCACTTCCTCGCAATATGCTTCCAAGGTGGTGATGGTATCGGGGATCTGATTTCCGACAGCATGGCTGTGAAATGCCTGCTTCCCCTTGTATACGGCTTCGGCATCGGGATGGAAGAAACTTCCTCCTCCTGAACCATGCCCGTAATTCCGTAGTACGATTGCACCGGGGCGGCATGCGGCACTTTTAAGGACGTTGCGCGCCCCTTGTGTCGCAGGGCTGGATGCAATGACAAACGGGTTTATCATATCAAAGGCGTCACTGTATAGGTTGGCCATTTCTCTCTCCTATCTGGTTGTTTTTTTCTATCCATGCAATGAGGGTGTGTGCATCGTTCTTAAGCTGCTCAAGGCTGTCACCCTTCACAAATTCAAGCAGGGCAAACTTCGATTCCGATGATTGAAAAGCTGCCAGATACTGCATCCACTCGTCTGTTCCTTCCTCCAACGGCCTTCTTCCCTGCTCGTCCCAGTGGTAGACATGCAGATATTGCACAGCTTTCTTGAGGTTGCATAAACCTTCCAGTCGCTGTTGTACCGTTAGGTTCTGATGCGGCTGCCACAACGTTTTTAAATTGCTTCTTCCTACATCCGCTAGAAATGTTGCAGCCGTCTCATTGGTGTCGGTGATGGTGTTCTTATGCCACTCCAAGGCGACTTGCAACTGGTACTCCCCTGCCAGGTCGGCAACAGCTTTTGTTTCTGCAACCAAGAGCCTGTACGCCCCGTCGCTGACTTGGTTCGATGGCTTGTCCCCACCCCATATGCGGATCACCGGTGCCTGCATTTGCGCTGCAGCCTTGATTGAGGGAGTCGGGTCCAATCCCGTTCCGAGGCGAAAATAGGAACCATATCCGGCGACGACCAACCCTGATGCCCGGGTAAGGCGCCCGATCTCACCGGCACGTTGGAGGTCATCAGCCTTGATATGCCAATTCTCGCTCCACTCTATTGCCAAGAGACCCAACGCCTTTGCATATGTGATGATTTCTTCGGCGCTGCTGCGCTTGCAGGTAACGGAAACCAACCCGGGAACTATCATCCTATGCCTCCAACACACTCTTCCAAATGCCCTCGTCAACAGGAATGCCGAGCTCAAGATTCTCTTTTCGAACCTGCTGCATTCCCTGGCCGGGGTAGTGTACGGCAGTTCCTTCCTCCCTGCACACCGATGCCTGCAGATCCTCAAGGGTTGCTGCAATGTTTCGCTTGAGAGCCTGTCTGTCAGGAAATGAGGAGAGATTGATTGCAATGAAACACTGGCTGAGATTGGTTTCGACAGGCAGTTTTCCAATTTGGCAGGTGGAATTCCCTCCCGAAAGAGTTGCTGCGATGAGGTCCAGAGCCAAGGACAAGCCTGCCCCTTTCCAATACCCGATCGGCAGAACCTGATGGGTTTCAAGCACCTTGGCAGGGTCCCTGCTCAGATTTCCCTGAGCATCGAAACCGGCATCAACCGGACAAAGCACCCCTTCCCGCTTGTATTTCTCCAGTTTGCCGTAGCTGAACATCGACATCGCCACATCGAGCAGGACCGGTCCCTCGTCATGAGGAATCGCCGCCACCAGTGGATTGTTGCCAAGTTTTGCATCGGTACCTCCCCAGGCAGGCATATTGGGAACTGTATTCGTCCATAGCAATCCGATGCAGTCATGCTCACAGGCCAAGTGCCCGTAATTGCCCGGACGCATCCAGTGGTTGGTGTTTTTCAGGGCTACGATTCCCACCGTATGCTGTTTGGCAAGCCCAATCGCCCGCTTCATGCAGATCCATGCATTCAGGTTTCCAGGACCCTGCAGGCCATCCCATCGTTCCAGCATGCCGTAGGACTCAGAACATACAGCACGGGCATGGACTTTCACCGACCCGTTTTGGATGGAGGCGATAAATTTGGGAAACCTGTTCAGGCCATGGGTGTACACACCTTCCAACGAAGCATCGGCAAACAGTTTCGCACTCAAATCTGCATCGTCTCCGGTTATTCCATGCTTATGCAGCACCCGTACAAATTGTGCAACCA
Proteins encoded:
- a CDS encoding sugar phosphate isomerase/epimerase family protein, with the protein product MIVPGLVSVTCKRSSAEEIITYAKALGLLAIEWSENWHIKADDLQRAGEIGRLTRASGLVVAGYGSYFRLGTGLDPTPSIKAAAQMQAPVIRIWGGDKPSNQVSDGAYRLLVAETKAVADLAGEYQLQVALEWHKNTITDTNETAATFLADVGRSNLKTLWQPHQNLTVQQRLEGLCNLKKAVQYLHVYHWDEQGRRPLEEGTDEWMQYLAAFQSSESKFALLEFVKGDSLEQLKNDAHTLIAWIEKNNQIGERNGQPIQ
- the yiaK gene encoding 3-dehydro-L-gulonate 2-dehydrogenase, whose amino-acid sequence is MRVMYDEMVAQFVRVLHKHGITGDDADLSAKLFADASLEGVYTHGLNRFPKFIASIQNGSVKVHARAVCSESYGMLERWDGLQGPGNLNAWICMKRAIGLAKQHTVGIVALKNTNHWMRPGNYGHLACEHDCIGLLWTNTVPNMPAWGGTDAKLGNNPLVAAIPHDEGPVLLDVAMSMFSYGKLEKYKREGVLCPVDAGFDAQGNLSRDPAKVLETHQVLPIGYWKGAGLSLALDLIAATLSGGNSTCQIGKLPVETNLSQCFIAINLSSFPDRQALKRNIAATLEDLQASVCREEGTAVHYPGQGMQQVRKENLELGIPVDEGIWKSVLEA
- a CDS encoding Gfo/Idh/MocA family protein; the encoded protein is MKTVKVLLVGAGGYAKNYVQALLCMHDDAVVFSAVADPCLATSGLQQQFVEHGVAQYGFPCQAYAEHQFDLVIISSPIHTHYAYIVEALVHGCNVLCEKPVVLDEHQLADLQRRQKESGLFIAVGFQQCFDRGLLALKQDVLSGMFGKPVRLKALRFMRRGDAYYQRNNWVGRIMVEGQPIYDSPVSNACAHQLQTMLFLLGASLTDSAGIRQVEGFRYRARPTLETYDAAALRITTTQEVPLLYYTGHCVQEKQVGPIGEFEFEKGRIVLDGDGFTAMFGDGTVKRYAEEGQNPTMHKLMDALSCTRDHEKPVCTVDGVASHTAVVLAAQQLPLIPCNARYDLIEGDGTYVVPALMERCLKAYEAWSLDDAR
- a CDS encoding 4Fe-4S binding protein, with the protein product MANLYSDAFDMINPFVIASSPATQGARNVLKSAACRPGAIVLRNYGHGSGGGSFFHPDAEAVYKGKQAFHSHAVGNQIPDTITTLEAYCEEVRTIKAQMDGDIKLWVSIGHYSDIVKGGNWEAEWKRQAKELALAGADAFELHFNTPGVAVAKDRQFNYYQLVSSCTQMIRATVPTVPVMVKLAVESCDALTSMRHAVAAGASAVGPTARWKGFYFDLDWKTTQARPGAGYGGTQANPIVCYTVAEARSKGITIPMFAGGGVYSFDQAIRLIMAGSDLVQLGTLACSAGPQACKRLIEQVGAWMDDHGYTDIPSLKGDALKLFSMPDAFAKDRQNRLGSAYMAAQVEQELCIGCGRCADVCWHEGIELVGRKAHKRDACIGCGYCFQVCPTKALHVEQATILASAFSGEKQ